One window of Hippoglossus stenolepis isolate QCI-W04-F060 chromosome 1, HSTE1.2, whole genome shotgun sequence genomic DNA carries:
- the LOC118110537 gene encoding myocardial zonula adherens protein isoform X1 — translation MLRYGSGRNVSTTTTTEESPDSERRIRRLRLTLHAADNGSNEPKTTNSDTAQREKDVSGAWKKKKNGLTQRGRPAGRESPQQHTGDTTNGVTESSAQHHGPKVYGVVQRAGSDRQQEVMAREWTVTHLNDEMKYIKEVRDSLEKVRERMYGQFGGMQQSMQKLSQEIRSANSHRRSLESEVRVRTAAMDSFDQMNSSLISDNITLQSPLQKSLLENCQNRLDTREEVKSLRSNCEKTQEKLRDKERELAAAQVENQTLRLQVESSQEANTQVLHELSEKLQREYDEKLLEEQRRHREEIENLQAQLDEYIRRLEDAETHIRTAEAKISERDQRIIELERLLDCMSKEKSQLNNKLQECEQRLRLLELTDTTDSSMAKRSKELQDEAGNLRERIKHLNDMVFCQQRKVKGMIEEVESLRAQVAQKDMFISELLDRIAIVECENNELEDKLKYFMSTQNRPREALETREIGVGCDLLPRREVQSHDTLQPTHLHPNQLPPLDLPPPSMKPPSAANPLSPTQPLSPTQPLSPTQPLSPTQPLSPFQPLSPTRSLSPFQPLSPTQPLSPFQPLSPTEPLSPFQPLSPTQPLSPTQLPPPLQPSSSTQPLPSTQPLPPPPPLQHPSLYLTMPTRPRTFTPSNPPPSRLESSLLRYTPVEYSRILLSTPPVQSGTSPYTRPAEPETPGSPGRDEVDAATNTDTRSNPEESTSSQPSSRARSKGVYTPFMRLMEITAKLKIEPS, via the exons gctcagagagagaaagacgtcAGTGGCgcctggaagaagaagaagaatgggcTGACCCAAAGAGGGAGGCCAGCTGGCAGGGAGTCACCTCAGCAG caCACTGGAGACACGACCAATGGGGTGACAGAGTCCTCGGCGCAGCATCATGGGCCCAAAGTGTACGGCGTGGTGCAGAGGGCGGGCTCGGACAGACAGCAGGAGGTGATGGCGCGAGAGTGGACGGTCACTCACCTTAACGATGAGATGAAGTACATCAAGGAG GTGAGAGATTCTCTGGaaaaggtgagagagaggatgtaTGGGCAGTTTGGAGGAATGCAGCAATCCATGCAGAAGCTTTCACAGGAAATCAGG TCTGCAAACTCACATCGCAGGAGTCTGGAGTCAGAGGTGAGGGTCCGGACGGCGGCCATGGACAGCTTCGATCAGATGAACAGCTCTCTCATATCTGACAACATCACCCTGCAG TCTCCTTTGCAGAAATCCCTTCTGGAGAACTGTCAGAACAGATTGGACaccagagaggaggtgaagagctTGCGGAGCAACTGTGAGAAAACGCAAGAGAAGCTCagggacaaagagagggagCTGGCCGCTGCGCAGGTGGAAAACCAGACACTGAGGCTGCAG GTGGAGTCTTCGCAGGAGGCCAACACTCAGGTGCTGCATGAGCTCTCCGAGAAGCTACAGAGGGAGTACGATGAGAAGCTACTGGAAGAACAACGGAGGCACAGGGAGGAGATTGAAAACCTACAG GCTCAACTGGATGAGTACATCAGGCGACTGGAGGACGCAGAGACacacatcaggacagcagaggCCAAGATCAGTGAGAGGGACCAGAGGATCATTGAACTGGAGCGTCTGCTGGACTGTATGAGCAAG GAAAAGAGTCAACTCAACAATAAGCTCCAGGAGTGTGAACAGCGCCTCCGCTTGCTGGAGCTGACAGACACAACTGATTCTTCTATGGCTAAGAG GTCCAAAGAGCTGCAGGACGAAGCAGGGAATCTCCGAGAGAGAATCAAGCACTTGAACGACATGGTGTTCTGCCAGCAGAGGAAAGTCAAAGGAATGAtcgaggag GTTGAATCTCTACGAGCTCAAGTCGCCCAGAAGGACATGTTCATCTCCGAGCTTCTGGACAGAATAGCAATAGTGGAGTGTGAG AATAATGAGTTAGAAGACAAGCTGAAGTATTTTATGTCCACACAGAATAGGCCTCGAGAGGCTTTGGAAACCAGGGAGATCGGAGTAGGCTGCGATCTGCTCCCCAG ACGTGAAGTACAGAGTCATGACACGCTTCAACCAACTCATCTCCATCCCAATCAACTCCCACCACTCGATCTGCCGCCGCCATCCATGAAACCTCCATCAGCCGCAAACCCCTTGTCACCAACACAACCTCTGTCACCCACACAACCTCTGTCACCAACACAACCTCTGTCACCCACACAACCTCTCTCCCCCTTCCAACCTCTGTCACCAACACGATCTCTGTCACCCTTCCAACCTCTGTCACCAACACAACCTCTGTCACCCTTCCAACCTCTGTCACCAACAGAACCTCTCTCACCCTTCCAACCTCTGTCACCCACACAACCTCTGTCACCCACACAGCTTCCACCCCCCCTCCAGCCCTCATCCTCCACACAACCTCTGCCCTCCACGCAACCTTtaccccctccacctccccttcAGCATCCATCGCTCTATCTGACAATGCCCACCCGACCGAGGACTTTCACGCCTAGTAACCCTCCGCCCAGCAGGCTGGAGTCTAGTTTACTGAGGTACACTCCTGTCGAATACAGCCGCATCCTGCTGTCCACCCCCCCGGTGCAGAGTGGGACGTCCCCCTACACCCGCCCAGCTGAACCTGAGACGCCGGGGAGCCCCGGGAGAGACGAGGTGGACGCTGCaacgaacacagacacacgctcaAATCCGGAGGAATCCACGTCCTCCCAGCCATCTTCTAGAGCTCGATCGAAAGGAGTTTATACACCGTTCATGAGACTGATGGAAATCACAGCAAAGCTAAAAATAGAACCATCTTAA
- the LOC118110537 gene encoding myocardial zonula adherens protein isoform X2 produces MLRYGSGRNVSTTTTTEESPDSERRIRRLRLTLHAADNGSNEPKTTNSDTAQREKDVSGAWKKKKNGLTQRGRPAGRESPQQHTGDTTNGVTESSAQHHGPKVYGVVQRAGSDRQQEVMAREWTVTHLNDEMKYIKEVRDSLEKVRERMYGQFGGMQQSMQKLSQEIRSANSHRRSLESEVRVRTAAMDSFDQMNSSLISDNITLQKSLLENCQNRLDTREEVKSLRSNCEKTQEKLRDKERELAAAQVENQTLRLQVESSQEANTQVLHELSEKLQREYDEKLLEEQRRHREEIENLQAQLDEYIRRLEDAETHIRTAEAKISERDQRIIELERLLDCMSKEKSQLNNKLQECEQRLRLLELTDTTDSSMAKRSKELQDEAGNLRERIKHLNDMVFCQQRKVKGMIEEVESLRAQVAQKDMFISELLDRIAIVECENNELEDKLKYFMSTQNRPREALETREIGVGCDLLPRREVQSHDTLQPTHLHPNQLPPLDLPPPSMKPPSAANPLSPTQPLSPTQPLSPTQPLSPTQPLSPFQPLSPTRSLSPFQPLSPTQPLSPFQPLSPTEPLSPFQPLSPTQPLSPTQLPPPLQPSSSTQPLPSTQPLPPPPPLQHPSLYLTMPTRPRTFTPSNPPPSRLESSLLRYTPVEYSRILLSTPPVQSGTSPYTRPAEPETPGSPGRDEVDAATNTDTRSNPEESTSSQPSSRARSKGVYTPFMRLMEITAKLKIEPS; encoded by the exons gctcagagagagaaagacgtcAGTGGCgcctggaagaagaagaagaatgggcTGACCCAAAGAGGGAGGCCAGCTGGCAGGGAGTCACCTCAGCAG caCACTGGAGACACGACCAATGGGGTGACAGAGTCCTCGGCGCAGCATCATGGGCCCAAAGTGTACGGCGTGGTGCAGAGGGCGGGCTCGGACAGACAGCAGGAGGTGATGGCGCGAGAGTGGACGGTCACTCACCTTAACGATGAGATGAAGTACATCAAGGAG GTGAGAGATTCTCTGGaaaaggtgagagagaggatgtaTGGGCAGTTTGGAGGAATGCAGCAATCCATGCAGAAGCTTTCACAGGAAATCAGG TCTGCAAACTCACATCGCAGGAGTCTGGAGTCAGAGGTGAGGGTCCGGACGGCGGCCATGGACAGCTTCGATCAGATGAACAGCTCTCTCATATCTGACAACATCACCCTGCAG AAATCCCTTCTGGAGAACTGTCAGAACAGATTGGACaccagagaggaggtgaagagctTGCGGAGCAACTGTGAGAAAACGCAAGAGAAGCTCagggacaaagagagggagCTGGCCGCTGCGCAGGTGGAAAACCAGACACTGAGGCTGCAG GTGGAGTCTTCGCAGGAGGCCAACACTCAGGTGCTGCATGAGCTCTCCGAGAAGCTACAGAGGGAGTACGATGAGAAGCTACTGGAAGAACAACGGAGGCACAGGGAGGAGATTGAAAACCTACAG GCTCAACTGGATGAGTACATCAGGCGACTGGAGGACGCAGAGACacacatcaggacagcagaggCCAAGATCAGTGAGAGGGACCAGAGGATCATTGAACTGGAGCGTCTGCTGGACTGTATGAGCAAG GAAAAGAGTCAACTCAACAATAAGCTCCAGGAGTGTGAACAGCGCCTCCGCTTGCTGGAGCTGACAGACACAACTGATTCTTCTATGGCTAAGAG GTCCAAAGAGCTGCAGGACGAAGCAGGGAATCTCCGAGAGAGAATCAAGCACTTGAACGACATGGTGTTCTGCCAGCAGAGGAAAGTCAAAGGAATGAtcgaggag GTTGAATCTCTACGAGCTCAAGTCGCCCAGAAGGACATGTTCATCTCCGAGCTTCTGGACAGAATAGCAATAGTGGAGTGTGAG AATAATGAGTTAGAAGACAAGCTGAAGTATTTTATGTCCACACAGAATAGGCCTCGAGAGGCTTTGGAAACCAGGGAGATCGGAGTAGGCTGCGATCTGCTCCCCAG ACGTGAAGTACAGAGTCATGACACGCTTCAACCAACTCATCTCCATCCCAATCAACTCCCACCACTCGATCTGCCGCCGCCATCCATGAAACCTCCATCAGCCGCAAACCCCTTGTCACCAACACAACCTCTGTCACCCACACAACCTCTGTCACCAACACAACCTCTGTCACCCACACAACCTCTCTCCCCCTTCCAACCTCTGTCACCAACACGATCTCTGTCACCCTTCCAACCTCTGTCACCAACACAACCTCTGTCACCCTTCCAACCTCTGTCACCAACAGAACCTCTCTCACCCTTCCAACCTCTGTCACCCACACAACCTCTGTCACCCACACAGCTTCCACCCCCCCTCCAGCCCTCATCCTCCACACAACCTCTGCCCTCCACGCAACCTTtaccccctccacctccccttcAGCATCCATCGCTCTATCTGACAATGCCCACCCGACCGAGGACTTTCACGCCTAGTAACCCTCCGCCCAGCAGGCTGGAGTCTAGTTTACTGAGGTACACTCCTGTCGAATACAGCCGCATCCTGCTGTCCACCCCCCCGGTGCAGAGTGGGACGTCCCCCTACACCCGCCCAGCTGAACCTGAGACGCCGGGGAGCCCCGGGAGAGACGAGGTGGACGCTGCaacgaacacagacacacgctcaAATCCGGAGGAATCCACGTCCTCCCAGCCATCTTCTAGAGCTCGATCGAAAGGAGTTTATACACCGTTCATGAGACTGATGGAAATCACAGCAAAGCTAAAAATAGAACCATCTTAA
- the LOC118110537 gene encoding myocardial zonula adherens protein isoform X3, with amino-acid sequence MLRYGSGRNVSTTTTTEESPDSERRIRRLRLTLHAADNGSNEPKTTNSDTAQREKDVSGAWKKKKNGLTQRGRPAGRESPQQHTGDTTNGVTESSAQHHGPKVYGVVQRAGSDRQQEVMAREWTVTHLNDEMKYIKEVRDSLEKVRERMYGQFGGMQQSMQKLSQEIRSANSHRRSLESEVRVRTAAMDSFDQMNSSLISDNITLQSPLQKSLLENCQNRLDTREEVKSLRSNCEKTQEKLRDKERELAAAQVENQTLRLQVESSQEANTQVLHELSEKLQREYDEKLLEEQRRHREEIENLQAQLDEYIRRLEDAETHIRTAEAKISERDQRIIELERLLDCMSKEKSQLNNKLQECEQRLRLLELTDTTDSSMAKRSKELQDEAGNLRERIKHLNDMVFCQQRKVKGMIEEVESLRAQVAQKDMFISELLDRIAIVECENRPREALETREIGVGCDLLPRREVQSHDTLQPTHLHPNQLPPLDLPPPSMKPPSAANPLSPTQPLSPTQPLSPTQPLSPTQPLSPFQPLSPTRSLSPFQPLSPTQPLSPFQPLSPTEPLSPFQPLSPTQPLSPTQLPPPLQPSSSTQPLPSTQPLPPPPPLQHPSLYLTMPTRPRTFTPSNPPPSRLESSLLRYTPVEYSRILLSTPPVQSGTSPYTRPAEPETPGSPGRDEVDAATNTDTRSNPEESTSSQPSSRARSKGVYTPFMRLMEITAKLKIEPS; translated from the exons gctcagagagagaaagacgtcAGTGGCgcctggaagaagaagaagaatgggcTGACCCAAAGAGGGAGGCCAGCTGGCAGGGAGTCACCTCAGCAG caCACTGGAGACACGACCAATGGGGTGACAGAGTCCTCGGCGCAGCATCATGGGCCCAAAGTGTACGGCGTGGTGCAGAGGGCGGGCTCGGACAGACAGCAGGAGGTGATGGCGCGAGAGTGGACGGTCACTCACCTTAACGATGAGATGAAGTACATCAAGGAG GTGAGAGATTCTCTGGaaaaggtgagagagaggatgtaTGGGCAGTTTGGAGGAATGCAGCAATCCATGCAGAAGCTTTCACAGGAAATCAGG TCTGCAAACTCACATCGCAGGAGTCTGGAGTCAGAGGTGAGGGTCCGGACGGCGGCCATGGACAGCTTCGATCAGATGAACAGCTCTCTCATATCTGACAACATCACCCTGCAG TCTCCTTTGCAGAAATCCCTTCTGGAGAACTGTCAGAACAGATTGGACaccagagaggaggtgaagagctTGCGGAGCAACTGTGAGAAAACGCAAGAGAAGCTCagggacaaagagagggagCTGGCCGCTGCGCAGGTGGAAAACCAGACACTGAGGCTGCAG GTGGAGTCTTCGCAGGAGGCCAACACTCAGGTGCTGCATGAGCTCTCCGAGAAGCTACAGAGGGAGTACGATGAGAAGCTACTGGAAGAACAACGGAGGCACAGGGAGGAGATTGAAAACCTACAG GCTCAACTGGATGAGTACATCAGGCGACTGGAGGACGCAGAGACacacatcaggacagcagaggCCAAGATCAGTGAGAGGGACCAGAGGATCATTGAACTGGAGCGTCTGCTGGACTGTATGAGCAAG GAAAAGAGTCAACTCAACAATAAGCTCCAGGAGTGTGAACAGCGCCTCCGCTTGCTGGAGCTGACAGACACAACTGATTCTTCTATGGCTAAGAG GTCCAAAGAGCTGCAGGACGAAGCAGGGAATCTCCGAGAGAGAATCAAGCACTTGAACGACATGGTGTTCTGCCAGCAGAGGAAAGTCAAAGGAATGAtcgaggag GTTGAATCTCTACGAGCTCAAGTCGCCCAGAAGGACATGTTCATCTCCGAGCTTCTGGACAGAATAGCAATAGTGGAGTGTGAG AATAGGCCTCGAGAGGCTTTGGAAACCAGGGAGATCGGAGTAGGCTGCGATCTGCTCCCCAG ACGTGAAGTACAGAGTCATGACACGCTTCAACCAACTCATCTCCATCCCAATCAACTCCCACCACTCGATCTGCCGCCGCCATCCATGAAACCTCCATCAGCCGCAAACCCCTTGTCACCAACACAACCTCTGTCACCCACACAACCTCTGTCACCAACACAACCTCTGTCACCCACACAACCTCTCTCCCCCTTCCAACCTCTGTCACCAACACGATCTCTGTCACCCTTCCAACCTCTGTCACCAACACAACCTCTGTCACCCTTCCAACCTCTGTCACCAACAGAACCTCTCTCACCCTTCCAACCTCTGTCACCCACACAACCTCTGTCACCCACACAGCTTCCACCCCCCCTCCAGCCCTCATCCTCCACACAACCTCTGCCCTCCACGCAACCTTtaccccctccacctccccttcAGCATCCATCGCTCTATCTGACAATGCCCACCCGACCGAGGACTTTCACGCCTAGTAACCCTCCGCCCAGCAGGCTGGAGTCTAGTTTACTGAGGTACACTCCTGTCGAATACAGCCGCATCCTGCTGTCCACCCCCCCGGTGCAGAGTGGGACGTCCCCCTACACCCGCCCAGCTGAACCTGAGACGCCGGGGAGCCCCGGGAGAGACGAGGTGGACGCTGCaacgaacacagacacacgctcaAATCCGGAGGAATCCACGTCCTCCCAGCCATCTTCTAGAGCTCGATCGAAAGGAGTTTATACACCGTTCATGAGACTGATGGAAATCACAGCAAAGCTAAAAATAGAACCATCTTAA